AATTAACGGGAGGCGGTAACGGTTTTTATATCAGCAATACATTGATTTTGTATTAATTAAGAAGCTTCCAATTGATATATTGAGCCGTAGTTACGCTATTGCAAAACTACGGCTCAAGGGTTACATTTGATTAATAGGTACCTGTTGTAAACGTAATTGTTTTACTTTCGGCAACAACTGTTCCGTTGGTTTCTTTATCTTTTCCTTTTACTATTGCCTCGTATGATGTATTGGCAGATAAGTCAGTGATTACAAAGCTATAAGTATTGTTTCCTGAATTTTCGGCATTATACTCTTGCTTATCTTCGCCTGCTTTTCCGAAATAAATAAAATACCATGAAATATCTTCTACTTTACTCCACCAAAAAGTTGTTATATCCATAACAGTTGATCTGTTTACTTGTATCTCTTTTAATTGCGGTTCAACTTCTACTTCATCCTTTTTACATGCTTGAAAACCAATAATTGTAACAAGTAATACTAATAATGTTAATCTTTTCATAAATTATAAATTAGGGTTAAAAATGCGAAATATAAGAATATTTATTATAAAAACAATTGTATTGTAAAAATCAGACTCAAATAATCTGTTTATCCTTTAAAATCGCCTGCCCTTTAACTAACCAAGATATCCCAAATGCAAACAGAGCAACGGTTTCCAACCAAAAAGCAGGATGATATTTATACAAATCGGGAAGAATATCATCCGGTTTTATCATATAAAGAAAAATTAACAGCAGACTTCCGAGCATAATAAAACCGCAAGTTCGATAGAGTTTATTTCTTTGTTTCTTTTGAAGTGTATGGTTTTCTTTGTTTCCGTCGGTTGTACGAGTGAATAAAAACAAGGAAAAATATGAGAGTGTTAAAAAGAACAGTATTGCCGAAGTAAGGTGTACACCCCTTACCCAATCGAAATGAGTTACAGATATAATATCACAGGTTCTTGTTATATCACCTGATGCAGGGAAAAATGCAATACCGAGAGCAAAAATAAAAGCTGAAATACCGGCAATTCTGTCTCTGTAATCATAGCCTCTGTATGCAAACATAAATAATGCAACCCCGCATAAAATACCTACGAATACATTTCGCATAATTGTATTGTAATAAAGGCTGATTGAGGGCTGAATTTGCTTGCAATCTCCCATAATAATTGCTCCTGCGGCAAGCACAATCGGCAATGCAATTCCGAGAATTCCTACGGCTCTTCTTAATGCTGTATAAGAAATTATTCTGTTTATGTCGGGGTTTTCTTTCATTGGATTTGTTTTAAAGCGCTTGCAATCTATTAGTTTTTTTTTATTTTATTGGTATTTATTTGACGTTTATTTGTAAATACTTTCGCATTTATGTAGGCAAAAGCCTGCAATTTATTTCCGACACAACTTGGAAGCTATTCCGAACCGGTAAGCTCCAACTTGTTTATTAATAATGCTCTTGCATTATAGTAGCTGCAAGCTACTGTTTATGACTTCGTAGCTTGGAAGCTACGAAGAACTGGCAAATAATTCAAAAGGAAAAGATGAAAACGGATACAGAACAGAATTTATAAGTTTAGTTAAGACAGCAGAATTGCTGAGTAAATAGTTTTTTTTAGTTTCTGTAATTACCCCGTATCTTAATTCAGCATAACAGCTTGCAATTTTGAGTGCGGGGTTTTTAGATGCATTATTAAATAAAAGTAATTACAGACATCTCTTCTCCTATGCATCTTATAGAATCTTGAATAATTTTAGCTTGTTTTATTGAGGGCGATTTTATACCGGCTGCATACTGGTTTAACAAAGATCTGTTTATTCCTGAAAGTTTTGCAATACCGGTAATTGAAACAGGATAATTATTAAAAAAATAAGTCATATCAATGCGAAATAGAAATTCTTTAAATATCGGGACAATATCTCCGTCTTCATGCATTCCTTCAACATGAAGTTCTATCGCTTCTTTTAGATTATGTTTCAATTCAGTAAAATTACTTCCGAAAGATACACAACCGGGAAGGGCAGGAATACTTGCCCATAAACCGTCATCTGTTCTTTCTATAATTACCTCTAATTTGTTCATTGATATATTATTATTTCTTTTCAAATTTTAATTCATTTTATTTTTAACAATTAGGGCAAAATGCCCTAATTGTTAACAGTAACTTCTCTAATCTTCCAAATCAATTTTTGCCTGTTGCAAAATACTTTTTAATGTTTTTTTTGGCAACTCAACATTTCTACCATGATAAGGAACTGTTACTCTGCCTCGCTTAACGTCATGTTTTAGTTGAATGTGCGAGCTCTTACTTTTTACTTCATACCAACCATCTTTTTTTAGAATCTTTAAAATATCTTTTACTTTCATAACAAGATATTAAAAGATTTTGTTTAAAAATTTATGTTTCATAATACAAAGGTAACACTTTTGTTACTTATTTCCAAAAATTAACTTCTTTATTCAAAAAAAAGGGATATATAAAAATCGCCAAACCACTTGAGTTTGACAGTTTGAAGTCGATTTTCGAGGTCAAAAGCTCCGGAAGCCGCATTTTATGGCTTGAAAATCACGGATTTTGAAAAAACACCGTAGTGCGAAAACGTTTGTTAAATCCAAATTTTGCTTATATTTTTGTGCCTTGGCATTTTTAAGAATAGAAAAAAAGAAATCAGGAACATACTTGCGTATAATCCAATCGTACAAAATTGACGGTAAACCAAAACACAAAACACTTCATTCTCTCGGCAAAGTTGAAGATTATTCAGCAGATCAGTTAGAAAGAATCGCCAAGAAGTTGGTGGAACTGGCAGGACGGAATATCAGTAATATATTTGACGGTTCATTTCATGAGTTGGGCAGATACAATTACGGATACGCTTTGGTAACTCAAAGTCTGTGGAATATTTACAATTTCGGAGAACTTATCGGAATTATCAATAATAAAAACAAGACAAAATTTAATTGGCAAGAAGTACTCCGGTTAATGATAGCCGAGCGAATTAACGAACCTTGTTCAAAATTGCAAAATCATTTCAATCAAAGTGAATATATCGGATTTAGTGAGAAAGAAATTCCTTTACATCATTTTTACAGAACTTTGGATATTTTGAGTAAAGAAGAGGAGTTAATCAAAAAGCATGTGTTTACTCAACAGCATGATCTGTTTTCTACAGTATTGGATGTGGTATTCTATGATGTTACCACATTGTATTTTGAATCGCAAACAGAACAAGATGATGCTTTGAGACAAAAAGGGTATTCTAAAGACGGAAAAGCTCATAAGACGCAGGTTGTTCTGGGTTTGTTAGTTGATAAGTCACGTAATCCTATTTCTTATCAAATATACCAAGGCAACACTTACGAAGGAGGAACCATGACAGATGCTTTGAAAAAAATGAAATCTCAATTTACCATAGACAATGTTGTGGTTGTTGCCGACAGTGCAATGATAGATAAAGACAACAGGGATTTTATGATTAAAAACGAAATTGATTATATTATCGGAGACAGTATAAAAAGTCTCGGAAAGAAAATCACGGAAAAATTAATCAACAAAGAAAATCATACAGCTTTATATCCTGCATCCGAAGAAACATTTACTTATACAGAATCAGAATACAAAGGAAGAAGAATAATCTGCACCTACTCATCAAAAAGAGCACGCAAAGACGAATATACACGACAAAAATTAATTGACAAAGCCAATAAATGGTTAGAAGAACCATCAAAATACAAACAAGTTAAAAAGAGAGGAGCAGGCAGATTTATATCCGCAACTGATGACGGAAAGCCAATTGAATTAGATAAAGCTAAAATTGAAGATGATGCAAGATTTGACGGATTTAAAGCTTTGGCAACAACAACAGATTTACCCGTAACAGAAATCCTGACGAAATACAGAGACCTTTTTGAAGTAGAACATACTTTCAGAGCATTAAAAAGTCAATTAGAAATAAGACCTGTCTTTCATTGGACTGATAAAAGGATAAGAGGTCATATAGCAATGTGCTTTATTGCATTTACTTTTATTAATCGTTTGAAGAATCTGACACAATTACAATATAAAGCAATTGTGAGAGCCATAGACAAAATGCAAGTTTCTGAAATAAGAGATGACAAAACAAATAGTAATCTATACTTAAGATCAAAGGTGGATAAGAACCGGCAAGTAATAATTGACAAACTTAAACTAAAAGTGCCAAACGATACAACACCACAAAACGCTATTAATCAATATTTTATAAAATAAGGTAGTGCACAGGCAAAAATACAACGCTCTGTGTTTGTGTCGTTTAGCTATTGTAACTGTCAAACTCAAGACCCTGTTCCTTCTATCATAGCTATTATTGCTCCTTTCTTTCCTTTGGCTGCTTTATTGGTCAGAATTGTATATAGATCTCCGTTTGACAAAGAGGTTTCGTCTATACTTAAATGTGTCCCAATATTTTCCGGAAATAAAATCCAATCTTCTGCATGCTCTTTTTGTTCCCACTCATTAAAATTGCTTAAATATTCTTTATATTGTTGTCCTAATTGATTTCCGTTAATATCATAGAATTTTTCCAGACTGTTACTGCTTATCGGGTAGGTATCCAAGTAATCCTTTTAAAAAAACGGCAAAACCTTTTGTGTATCGTGTTCCTTTTGCTACCGTATCCCAGTCTCTGCTGACAACTTTTCCTGTACCCTCATCTTGCCAACGTCGCTTTCTGACATGAAGATATAAAGATTTATCTCGAATGGGAAAATCTTGAATAATTGAAACAGCATGAAAACCTTTTGAGATTAATTTCTTTTCGGTAAATCTTTCAGGAAAAACATTATTTTCATCAAGATAAACATTAATTGAAACATCGGTAACTTGAAGGTTTACAATCTCAAAGTATTCAAATATTTCAGGCGGTAATAATAACTTAATAAGTTCTTGGGAATAGTTATTTGTATTAGGCATAATATCAATATTTTAAAAATCAAAATAAGATATTTTTTTAAAATCCCACAACTTTTCAATGTGATCCATAAGCCCTTTAAAAAATGGGGGAATTTAAAATTAAACATTAATTTTATTGAAAACATCAAACTTTTTATTATTCTGACAGATTTAAATATTCCGTGCGGTACATATCCGGAAATCCTAAATTTCAGAGTATTTCCTTGATCTTAATTAAATTGTTTTGTTCTGTTTTGCAGCTTATTATAACTCCTTATCTAAATAATAGTTTTCTTTTTCTCTAATTTCTTCTTTTTCTTTGTTTGTATTATCATTATAACCGATAAGATGTAATACTCCGTGTACCATCACCCTGTTTAATTCATTTTCGAAAGTTGTGCCGTATTTATCTGCATTATAAAAAACCGTTTCTTTGCTTATGAAAACATCACCGCTAATTTTGTTTTTTTCATTATAGTTGAAAGTTATTACGTCAGTATAATAATCATGATCAAGATATTGTTTATTCATTTTTAAGATATATTCATCTGAACAAAATATAAAATTCAGTTCTCCGACTTCTTTCTTTTCGTTGTTACACATTTCAATTATAATATCTTTAATTTTTTTATTAAACTGAAATTCTTTTATGTTTTCATAGAAAAAATTTATTTTCATTTTAATAATTTTTAAATTATAACAGTATCAAGCCAAACATGAATTTTAGCACCAAGCATTGCTTTCATATTTTGGATTTTAAATCCGGAACAGTTTGCTTTCGGATTACAAATCCGAAAGAGCTTATATATTTTTTGTTTGCTGTATTGTTGTACTTCTTTTTTAGCAATTTACAAAAAACGTTCCACGTGGAACAATTCCGGAAAGCCGGACATACCGGCACTTTTGGAACGGCTTATTAAAGTAGTGTCAAGTCAAGCATTAACTTTCGCACCAAGCATTGTTCTTTTTCCTTTTTATTTTGTTAAAAAAAATCCACGTAGCTACGGCTATGCTTATTTTTTTCTAACTTCATAAAAAAGAAAAAATAACTTCAACTTATACGAAATTTCAAACTTGACATGACACTAGTGTCTTTTCCACGTCAAGACATATTGTGCAGACAATCTGCAATATCCGGTTTTCAAATTTACAAGTCCTGATTTTGATTAAGTTATTTGTTCACCGACTTTGAATAGTCATCATAAAGTTTTTTATAAAAGTTTTTTAGTTGTATATTTTTTCTGTAAAGATCTTCATTGAAAGAGTTTTTGTCTTTGGCATCTTTGAAGACATCTTCAGCTGATTTATATATCTTATCATTACCTTCCGTTGATTTTCTTTTATTATCGGTTTTCCTTTTATTTTCAGCATTTTCTGCTTCAAGCAATCGTGTTTCTATTTTCTTTTGTCTGTTAATCAATTCAGGATTTATTCTTCTGTTTACAATATCTTTTTCATTCTCTTCTGCCATTTTATTGATTTGATTAAGTAACTTTTGCGTTTCAGGATTTAAGGAAAAATTTGCATTCATTTCTTTTAACATTTGTCTGAAAATTTCTTGCTGTGCCAACATTTTTGCCAATTGTTTGTTTTGAGCATTTTCATTAAAACTTCCTGTTCCGTCTTTCATTTGTTTCAACATTTTTTCCATTTGTTCTTTAAGAGACTGTTGGCTTCCCTTTAAGTCTTGAAATGCATCTTTTTTTCCTTTTTTCTTATTCTTACATTGTGAGCCTCCGCCACTCGATCCTTGCATTTGATTTTTCATTTGCTTAATAATTTCAGACAATAACAAGGCAAGATTATTTGAAGAAGTCATTATTTTATTTTGTAAATTTCTTGAATCTGATATTTTTCTTTCTTCTAATTTCTTTTGCACATCTCTTAAATTATTATTGATTTTATATACTTCATCTAAAATTGGTTTGCTTATTTGTGTTACTCTGTTTGCAAGTGATTTCAGAGAATCTTCGATTGTTACAAAATCATCTTTCATTGATAATTGCTTATCTGAAAGCTCAATATATTTCGGATCATTTGTTCTTATTTTAGGAAATTCATCGGTTAAAGATTCCTGTGCGAAAGAAAAAGTTAATAAGTTGTCAAGGATTTGCCTCATTGCATCAATATCTTCTCCTTGTTGTTGCATTGAATTAGATTGCATCATTGATTGCATTGATTTTGAAAGATTCTTCATGTTTTGAGAATTTTGATTTTGAGAATCTGATGCTTTTTTATTTTTTCCT
The window above is part of the Bacteroidales bacterium genome. Proteins encoded here:
- a CDS encoding fibronectin type III domain-containing protein, which codes for MKRLTLLVLLVTIIGFQACKKDEVEVEPQLKEIQVNRSTVMDITTFWWSKVEDISWYFIYFGKAGEDKQEYNAENSGNNTYSFVITDLSANTSYEAIVKGKDKETNGTVVAESKTITFTTGTY
- a CDS encoding type II toxin-antitoxin system HicA family toxin gives rise to the protein MKVKDILKILKKDGWYEVKSKSSHIQLKHDVKRGRVTVPYHGRNVELPKKTLKSILQQAKIDLED
- a CDS encoding type II toxin-antitoxin system HicB family antitoxin yields the protein MNKLEVIIERTDDGLWASIPALPGCVSFGSNFTELKHNLKEAIELHVEGMHEDGDIVPIFKEFLFRIDMTYFFNNYPVSITGIAKLSGINRSLLNQYAAGIKSPSIKQAKIIQDSIRCIGEEMSVITFI
- a CDS encoding transposase, which translates into the protein MPNTNNYSQELIKLLLPPEIFEYFEIVNLQVTDVSINVYLDENNVFPERFTEKKLISKGFHAVSIIQDFPIRDKSLYLHVRKRRWQDEGTGKVVSRDWDTVAKGTRYTKGFAVFLKGLLGYLPDKQ
- the ybeY gene encoding rRNA maturation RNase YbeY, which codes for MKINFFYENIKEFQFNKKIKDIIIEMCNNEKKEVGELNFIFCSDEYILKMNKQYLDHDYYTDVITFNYNEKNKISGDVFISKETVFYNADKYGTTFENELNRVMVHGVLHLIGYNDNTNKEKEEIREKENYYLDKEL
- a CDS encoding IS1634 family transposase, giving the protein MAFLRIEKKKSGTYLRIIQSYKIDGKPKHKTLHSLGKVEDYSADQLERIAKKLVELAGRNISNIFDGSFHELGRYNYGYALVTQSLWNIYNFGELIGIINNKNKTKFNWQEVLRLMIAERINEPCSKLQNHFNQSEYIGFSEKEIPLHHFYRTLDILSKEEELIKKHVFTQQHDLFSTVLDVVFYDVTTLYFESQTEQDDALRQKGYSKDGKAHKTQVVLGLLVDKSRNPISYQIYQGNTYEGGTMTDALKKMKSQFTIDNVVVVADSAMIDKDNRDFMIKNEIDYIIGDSIKSLGKKITEKLINKENHTALYPASEETFTYTESEYKGRRIICTYSSKRARKDEYTRQKLIDKANKWLEEPSKYKQVKKRGAGRFISATDDGKPIELDKAKIEDDARFDGFKALATTTDLPVTEILTKYRDLFEVEHTFRALKSQLEIRPVFHWTDKRIRGHIAMCFIAFTFINRLKNLTQLQYKAIVRAIDKMQVSEIRDDKTNSNLYLRSKVDKNRQVIIDKLKLKVPNDTTPQNAINQYFIK